The Vibrio aerogenes nucleotide sequence AGAGCAACATCCGTGTTGTCTGAGCTGGTTTGAGAATCAATTTGCTGGAGTGATAGCAGTCCGTTGACCAGGCTTTTCATTTCACTCGAGATAGTCAGGATGTCCCGGCTGTAAGTCGCGGCAATCCGCGGGTCGTCCGGAAATTTTTCATACACCTCCGTGAGTGTGATGAGCTCTGATATCGGTGTTTTCAGCTCATGGGCAATATCACTGGTGATCCTTTTTTCATTATTCATTAAATCACGGTTATGTGAAATGTAGCGATTAACAGACTGATATATCGGGGATATTTCTTCAACATCATGTTCTGAAAGAGACAGGAGCCGGGATGGTTCTGCGGTGGTTCTGATGATCTCATCATTGAGCGCCGATAGGGGTGCAAGGCCTTTGACAACTATATGTCTGGCCACGATTCTGGTCAGGAATAGTGTGAGAATAAAACTCACAATTAAAGCGGTATCGATGGTGTAAAGCACGCGGTTGAGTTTGGCTTCTGAGTTATACACCGTCAGATAATATTCAGTATGCGCCCTGCCGGGGACCGTGAATCTGGAAAAAATCGCGACGCCCCGTTCTCCATCCGGCAGGTCAACATGATCCATGGCCGAGGTATTGAGCCCGATTTTTTGTCGGATCAGGTTGATATCCGGCAGATGACGCATATTCGGCGACTTTTCGACGACACGCCCATTGACCCACACCTGATAATAGATATTGTTGATTTGCTCTGCGTTGAGGATGTCATTTCCGGTAATCAACATTTTTTCAGGGTGGTTGACTGAAATGATGGATTTTAAAATATAGGACTGACTCTGAATTTCGTTGGTGAACTGATTTTCTGCCCAATCATCCATGTTGACATCAATCAGAATAAAAAGAATCGACAGAATGACAGCCAGTGACAGCGAAATCAGATTCATTAATCTGGACTGAATCGATTTTTTTCTGCCAGTCATGATGCATTCTCCAAAATATACCCATGACCTCTTTTGTGGATCAGCGGTAATTCACCGCCAAATTGTTTAATCTTTTTTCTGATCGAAGAGATGTGGACGTGAATGGTATTTTTGGAGACGTAATCAAAATTTCCGGCTAAAGCCGACGTGAGTGTTTCGAGGCTGACAATTGTATTGTTTCTTCTGAACAGCAGTTCAATGATTTTATATTCGGATAAGGTCAGTTTAATTTCCTGTTGCCGATATCTGAATTCACGGGTGACCAGATCCAGGCTGAAATCCTGCAAGGTGATACAATCCTGATACCGGAGGTCGCCTTCCCGGCGGAGTAAGGCCAGCACCCGTGCATGGAGTTCATCAAACACAAAAGGCTTGGCAAGATAATCATCGGCACCGGAGAGTAATCCCCTGACCTTATCATCCGTTTCATTTTTTGCCGATAAGATAATGATTTTTACATTGTTATTTTGCTTTCTTAATGTTTCTAAGATATTGAGTCCGTCAATGCCGGGCAGCATGATATCCAGAATGATCAAATCATATTGGTTATGCATGGCAATATTGAGGCCGGTGCAGCCGTCGGCAGCCTCTTCGACGGTAAACCCAAGGTGGCTTAGTCCGACCGAGATGCTTCTTCTGAGAGTGTCAGAGTCTTCAATCAGTAAAATATTCATCCGGGACATTTCACGCTTTAATTTGATGGGATTAAGCTGATTTTGATTGAAACCCGCCTGTGTTTCAATAGGTGCCTGGTATCGGTATCGTTATCCTGTATTCCTTTGTGTGGATATATGACTCATCAGGCATCTCGGGTATATTGCGTTATCATCATATACAGTATGATGATAACGCAATGTTGCATGCATAAAAAATGAACAGGGAGACGTCACACGAATGAGTCATTCAGGACATTTATATTATATTTTGACCCACAATAACGACCGGTACCGTGACTTATTGAAGTCTTACCCGCTGGATGGTTTCACCGAAACGCAGGATCGCAGTCAGGCCACAGTTTTACTTGCTTCCCCGCCAATGGCAGCCAAATGTCTGGATGATTTTCCCAAACTGGAGTGGCTGCAATCCATCTATGCCGGGGTGGACGCATTAATAGCACCGGAATTACGCAAAGGCTATCAGCTGACCAATATTAAAGGGATTTTTGGTCAGCTGATTTCTGAATATGTGCTGGGATTTTTGACCAGCCATCACCGTCATTTGGTTTACTATAAATATCAACAGCGCAAGCAACAGTGGAAGCCGTGCCGGTATCGCTCTCTGGCCGGGCAGACGATGGTGATTCTTGGCACCGGATCGATTGGCAGCCACCTGAGTCAGGTTGCCTCTGCATTTGGTATTCATACCATTGGCATCAACCGCAGCGGGATTCCGCCAAAGCAAAGTCCCTTTGAGCAGATTTTTCATGTCAATGAAGTCAGGATGGCGCTGTCGAAAGCTCAGATTGTGGTGAATACACTGCCTGCCACTGCAGAAACAGAGAAACTGCTGAACCGGGAATTGCTGAGTTATTGTAATCAGGCGATTTTGTTTAATGTTGGCCGGGGTCAGACGCTTGATGAAGATGCCCTGATTCCGGCTATCGAAGCGAACTATATTCAGCATGCGTATCTGGATGTCTTCTGTAAAGAACCGTTAGCGGACGGCCACCCATTCTGGCAGCATCCGGGAATCACGGTGACGCCGCATATCGCAGCCGTCAGCTTTCCGGAGCAGGTCGCAGAGGAATTTGTTGCCAATTGTCAGCGCTGGCAGGATGGTTTTTCATTATTCAACCGGGTGGATTTTGAAAAAGGGTATTAAAGGCGTTTTTTGGCGCTGTGCAGCACACAAGCGCCGTTCCTGATGACCCGGCAATATCTCTGGTGCGGACTCATTGTGATTTGTGGCGCTGAAGCAGGACTCTGAGTCGATATCGCTATTGAATGCCGGTACGTGGAATGTCGAAACGTAAGATGTCGAAATGTAAGCATCATCCTGTTCAGTGGCGGAAAAACGTATCTCTGAGCGGAAAAAGTGCAGCACCGAATAAACAGGGATCGTTGCTGATTTCGCTGACAAATATTTCCGGACGAACCGAAATATCATGCTGGCGGGTTGTATCGTGCCGCTCAACCGAGGCCAGTAACAATTCTCCCAGTGCTGGGGGAAGTTCCCCTCCCAAAACTATGGCGCCGGGGTCAATGACACCGCGCAGCGTATTGATGGCCCGGAACAAATAAGGTGTGACGTCTTCAACCCACGAGGCCACACCCGGCCAGCCGGGGGAAAAATGCTGGCGGAGTTCCGAAAGAGAATGGATCATGATGTCGTGTTGCGCCAGTCGCTTGATGAGTTCATTCAGGGCCGGGCGCATGGGCATCTCTTCCCGGGTATAAATACGCCCGATTTCACCCGCGTTACCAAAGGTGCCAAAGAAAGGTTCCCCGTGAATCACAATCCCGGCGCCAAAACCATAATTGAATGATAAATAACCAAAGGTGTCATGCCTTAATCCGGCACCAAATAACGATTCGCCAATCGCGCCGGTGGTGGCGTTATTGAGGATCCATGCCGGATAATTCAGGATGGTTTCCAGTTCCTGTAACAGATCGGTTTCCTGCCAGTCGGAGAGTGGCGGGGAAGGCTTCATAAAGCCTTTTTTCCCGGTGAAATATCCGGGAACCGATAAGCCGATGCCGACAATTTTTCCCTGTATCCGGGGATAAATTTCTCTCCATTGAGCGAGTTGATCTT carries:
- a CDS encoding sensor histidine kinase, coding for MTGRKKSIQSRLMNLISLSLAVILSILFILIDVNMDDWAENQFTNEIQSQSYILKSIISVNHPEKMLITGNDILNAEQINNIYYQVWVNGRVVEKSPNMRHLPDINLIRQKIGLNTSAMDHVDLPDGERGVAIFSRFTVPGRAHTEYYLTVYNSEAKLNRVLYTIDTALIVSFILTLFLTRIVARHIVVKGLAPLSALNDEIIRTTAEPSRLLSLSEHDVEEISPIYQSVNRYISHNRDLMNNEKRITSDIAHELKTPISELITLTEVYEKFPDDPRIAATYSRDILTISSEMKSLVNGLLSLQQIDSQTSSDNTDVALRPLLTMLMQKQNITRDDLRIKMSFEGKQNASLFTDKTALSVILRNLLDNALYYRQQHTRPCVDIRSYPHGTYLIVSNKSQHQYNQATLDNLTNPLFKFDTSRKNDKHYGLGLTIVKRLCEKHGYSLFVRQDNDMNFSVIVMIPHPASLTEPLDR
- a CDS encoding response regulator transcription factor, translating into MNILLIEDSDTLRRSISVGLSHLGFTVEEAADGCTGLNIAMHNQYDLIILDIMLPGIDGLNILETLRKQNNNVKIIILSAKNETDDKVRGLLSGADDYLAKPFVFDELHARVLALLRREGDLRYQDCITLQDFSLDLVTREFRYRQQEIKLTLSEYKIIELLFRRNNTIVSLETLTSALAGNFDYVSKNTIHVHISSIRKKIKQFGGELPLIHKRGHGYILENAS
- a CDS encoding D-2-hydroxyacid dehydrogenase, producing MSHSGHLYYILTHNNDRYRDLLKSYPLDGFTETQDRSQATVLLASPPMAAKCLDDFPKLEWLQSIYAGVDALIAPELRKGYQLTNIKGIFGQLISEYVLGFLTSHHRHLVYYKYQQRKQQWKPCRYRSLAGQTMVILGTGSIGSHLSQVASAFGIHTIGINRSGIPPKQSPFEQIFHVNEVRMALSKAQIVVNTLPATAETEKLLNRELLSYCNQAILFNVGRGQTLDEDALIPAIEANYIQHAYLDVFCKEPLADGHPFWQHPGITVTPHIAAVSFPEQVAEEFVANCQRWQDGFSLFNRVDFEKGY
- a CDS encoding ROK family transcriptional regulator; its protein translation is MNQATSEKLKLSANERMLLNIVRCAPGIARSAIAAKTNLTQQSVHRLLEGLIQSDFIVLGELVSQGRGKPSPGICLNPDACFSVGVSLNTDTIQIMLLDFCGTPLTKTSAPFPPADRTQTLNWLKDQLAQWREIYPRIQGKIVGIGLSVPGYFTGKKGFMKPSPPLSDWQETDLLQELETILNYPAWILNNATTGAIGESLFGAGLRHDTFGYLSFNYGFGAGIVIHGEPFFGTFGNAGEIGRIYTREEMPMRPALNELIKRLAQHDIMIHSLSELRQHFSPGWPGVASWVEDVTPYLFRAINTLRGVIDPGAIVLGGELPPALGELLLASVERHDTTRQHDISVRPEIFVSEISNDPCLFGAALFPLRDTFFRH